CGGCAAAATTAATTTTCCCTTCAGATACATATGGAACATATTGAGATCTAAGACATGTTCACGACGACAATGTCGGAGGACATAGTAATACAATCTCTCCAAGAAAGAAATGGTAACATATGAAGATCCCAAATCACTCAATGTGTACTGTGGGGATCCAGCCATTCGTCTTTGGATAATAGAACATCTTGGATCATCATACTTGACATCAGGTCCCAAATAAGTAGTGATGATGAATTCGATGAGAAATTTTCTATCACTATCAGTTAATACTGGTTTGACAGACCTTCTCTTATAAACAAGATCACCTCTCAAATTCATGAGTGCTGCAGATTCATCTgaaacagcaaaaaaaaaaaattacatcaacatttatttaacattatatttatagtttacaATTTctaataagtaataaaaatcaAGGTAAAATACATCTTCCTGTTTTGTATGAATAGATTTAAAAGCTTTTTAGACAATCCTAttgaaaactgttttaaaaGTCTAGTCACTCTTGAGGGTTTTCTTAAGGTGGCCTTGGAATGACAAGTTGAAAGTCATATCCAGTTCTTAGGTTTTAAAAGACAATGGTATTTCTAAAAgaaggatttagggtttagtaATTAGAGTAAGATAAAAAGTTTTTGAGTCAGTAAGGCCTATGACTATTACCAATATGAGGCAACAATATTCATATACAAAACCCAAATTTCCAAAATTCAATATTCATATATAGAACAATGAGTCTCAAACTTCAATCTtcaaatgcaaaatcaattcaaaaaaaCAAGACAACAGTATCAAGAAACTTACATAATGGAAGAAGCAGATATGCCTCATGCGGCGCCCCCAATTCAGTGAACCGAGAATGAGAATCAGGCTTTATATATATACCAGTTTTATACCATATTATCCgtataactaaattaaaaatagtataaatcaatttaaatgtaatttaattctTACAGATATCTATTTTTAAGAAAGTAgtgatttgttattttttactatatataaaaaaatcagtcCATAATCCATTCTTAATCCATGTGATCACACATACCTTTTTAATCTTAAACTATAATTATGTATATTGGTTTCTAAATCGAAAGTTAATGTAAATTTACTATCTAATTTATGTATGTTTAACTCCATTTATTTCTAGATGGAGGGAggttatgtttaaaaaatatattcatctttaaataaacaaattgataaataaatctctagaaaaaattatcataaaatatccTAAATACTTTGTACATTTTTGAACTTACTTAGAGAAAATTAAGGTTTTATTAaactacaaaatattatattaaaaatatgaaaagcatatattttaattgaaacatAAAACTATTATACTTTAactcttaatatttatttgaatctaagattaaagaagaaaaatgagttcctaaataaatgaaatatatatatgtttgttaaATATACTATagttaacaaataattaaaaaacatatcaaCACGAAAACATGACCAATATGTAATTTCTTAGGTAAGTAATACGAGGTCCAACCTTTGTAAAACAGTTAAAAGGATATACTTAAAGTAAAGTAATATTTAACATCTtggtaaataataatttgaaaacttcactttaataataaaatattatatttagttacttaacaaatcaatcaatgaaaaaaatatatttagaattgAGATAAGTTAATAAGTGTAAGGTCATAAGTTAGTAAATTTTGAATAAGTTTTTGTTCAAAGGTATGGTATAAGGAGTCAAAGATACTAAAACATGAATTAATGAAATATACATGGCCAAATACAATAATAAGGgtatataaactaaatacacCACATAATATATTACACAGTTACCATCCAGGTCcaatttcatataaataaaaaatatacaaaagaagATAAAGTCACACTATAAAAAAAGcctattttaaaaagaaaatggaacaCACACGTCTCAAACACCACCACCTAATTCATATAGTCATCAACAATTCAgtaacaaaactcaataaaaacaaaattacaccaaattatctttataatttttttcattttgtctttttGAATTTAATGATTTACTTACATAAAGGTTTACTTCACAGTTTTTGGAATATCTTtgctaataaaataaataaattttacaagcAAAAATAACGTCCAGAAGAAAATCAAAGCAACCTAAATGTGGGGTTATAAatattaggataatgatatttatccTAATAATCAAAGCAACCTCAAtgtgtgattggtcaaaaattgctcttcaatagtgtttatgattattattattgattatggaataatttttgaccaatcacatattgacatgtaatcaatgttcaaatgttgtaaaaaaaatgttgtctaaatatcattatcctaaataTTATAAGCATTAATCTTCTTTTATGATACATCATATCACACATGGAAAAcaatcttataaatatttattaattatgtgcaTTGTAGTGGTTTTTTAAATGTATCACACAAATTATATAATggatttttctataataaatttaCCAACTAATTTTTCCTGTTTGGCTACATTTTtgccttttattatttatcagtagaattttaatgaaatcAATAATTTGCACCTTAAAATGCCCCCAAAGCAGAGAAATTACCCCAAACATTCACATTGGAGAGATTTAgggttaaagaaaataaaaacaaatgtttatagataagagagagagagagtaaagaaataaatcatttttctaaataaaaatcatgaaaCTAGGTGAAGATCTCCTTTTGAAATGTAGTTCTTCACCaagaaataatctttttttcaaTCATAACTTGTGGGCACATGCACCAGAAGCAGCTTTCCAGATTTTCTGCATCAATTTCATCCTTGAAATCAACCATTTACCTGTTCAAATTAGTTCTGGTATGATAAACCAGGTTTCAGTTCGAGATATCTCACAGATGAAGCTACATATCGAACAATGATCGCCACCAAGAAGAACTACCTGCAGGTTCCTAACACCTTGGTCAGCAGTCAAACATACTCACTAAATTGTCTATATAATAAACTCTTTTACCTAAATTACATAATATGATTATGTGTCACTGAAATTACCTCGACGAACACGAAGACGAGTTTCTTGGAAATCAAAGTAGGACCGTGTCCAATCTAGGACTGAACGAATAGGCCACAATGAAGCCAAGTGGTTCCAAATCCAGTTCAAGCTGTTTGAGATATCCTCAAACGCAAACCTCAGGTCATTCTCATCACTTTGGAAACTGTAATTAGCATTAGGAGTAACCACACCTTGTAGCTCGTAGCGGCACACGGGGCAAGTGTTGTGCATGCGCAGCCAAGGGGTGATGCAGTCAGAATGATAGAAATGCTTGCATGGCAACTCTCTGGCTTCCATGTCAAGCTCAAACTCATCTTTGCAAATAGGGCAATTGGGGTCACTACCCAAATGGGCTTGTGTCAGTTTCACCAATGGCAATGCTGCAATGGCAGAAGATGCTGCAGGAGGCGGCCCTGGTCTGTTATTGTTCTGAATCACCCCATCGATGAAGTCATCTAATAACGTGTCAGTGTCATTGGTCGGAGGAACCATGTTTTGTGGTGGGGAAATAGGCCTAGGTGCACGAGTTGGCCGTGGAAATCGGAGTGTGATCCAAGCCTGAGGATCTGCACCATGTTCATTTTCTGTTTCCCAATGTGTGGTTGTGTTGAAATGGTTGTTATTTTCGCTCCTTAGAGGTGGATCAAGAATGAGGGCCAAGTTATGCAAAAGCTGAGTAGCTGGTGAAGGTTGCAAGTTATTTGGCACGTTCATGAGAAGCCTTGGCCTTGAGATATCAAGCTCGTAACGGAGGTGGTGGAAGCAATAGGGGCATGTAGAACCGTGGTTGTTTGTAAAGGGTATCCTCACGGTTCTTTGGCAGTACAGGCACCAGAAATAGTGAAAAGTTCTTGTTCTTCTGACACCATTCACAACGATACGAGAACGACCTGTTAGAGACATGTTTTGAGGATGAAAAGGTTGCTGTGTTTTGAGGAAGAAACAACGTGGAACTGTTATATGTATTGCGTATGAAGGAGAGAATCATGAGCTAGGATTGGAGGCACAAGAAAGGGATTCCTTTGCCTTTGTTGCTATTGATGTTTGGTTAGTCATATAATGTCATGCAATCATGGTTGCTTTTCTTGGTAAACTGTTTCTCCATTGCACAAGGCAAAGGATGCTTGAATGATAATGGCAAGTTACAGAGGCTTTTGGTTTCCATGAGGGTTTGTAGATACATGTAATGCAATAATATatcaaagaattaaaaatgaaaaaaagtccttttttttataaagctgATATgtttcaaatcttttttttaaacataaatttaaacagactaataaaataataacacgtcTCCTGTAgttaaaagattattaaaaaaaagttgtcaaaatatcattatctattaaaaatatattttaagacacataaattttttatcttcatttaatattattttttctttcttaaaaaaaatatgaaagtttatttttatattatatgctaaataaatataaaaatgtgtcacTGTATTATAAAGCATTGATTGTTAGCTTCCagcttttcttcataaatatttagTGACAATCCTAGCTAAATGCAAAGTAAGGAAAGTATTTGATTTaacttgttttaattttttcttgtagtgtttttttgtagaaatttttttatcaactagAATTTGAGAAggagtttttttaattataaaagttatttttaatttttcttttttcacactaaattaatataaatatgtgtaTACGAATAATAGTTCAGACTAAATTAATCTAATGATGTGAGAATTTTATTGGTGAAAAATATCAGTTTAAATTTATCGAATaagtttacttttaaatttaaaaactttggtcttatctttagttttaaaaatgtcTTATAAACTTAAGAAggtttaaaaaaactttaaaaatagaCGAGAGGATATCGAGAAAGTAAACAAAGACAGATAAATAATTGAagtaaaaaaacatgttaagtGGATTAATATCAtcaagtaaataattaaatatgtggatttatttttaattgttaaatattaaaaggtgaagaataaagaataaataataaaattaatatttatcttattttaaacaGATACAATCCTATctttaattacatttaatattatattgatttatttaagatGTCTTACCACgattttgttgttatgattAGAAATTTTAgcataaatttaagtttaaaaacaataaacttaaatattaaataagaaaaaaattgttaattttattattttaagttttttttattagaaggtgttgtttttatatatgaaattgaaattgactTATTCTCATAGTATAAATATGAGAGAAGAATATTTAAGCAAcgctaaaattaaattatagtaaCATCACAAAAACACCTTTAAACTTGAAACTTAAAACTATTATCATAATTTGTATTAGAAAAACaccttaaataattaaagaaagaatGATAAAATGACTGCTTAATGATGTGGAATTATTGGTATGCATAAAACATTTATACTTACAAGTGCACTGatacttaattttaaagtatgttaattagttttgttaaaatgattacattgattttgaaaatttaataaattttaaaaaaattgttgcatTCAACATAATATTACTAGCCAAAAATACAACGACTTTTAAATACGTCTATCTATACATTATA
Above is a genomic segment from Vigna radiata var. radiata cultivar VC1973A chromosome 10, Vradiata_ver6, whole genome shotgun sequence containing:
- the LOC106775601 gene encoding probable E3 ubiquitin-protein ligase RHC1A encodes the protein MSLTGRSRIVVNGVRRTRTFHYFWCLYCQRTVRIPFTNNHGSTCPYCFHHLRYELDISRPRLLMNVPNNLQPSPATQLLHNLALILDPPLRSENNNHFNTTTHWETENEHGADPQAWITLRFPRPTRAPRPISPPQNMVPPTNDTDTLLDDFIDGVIQNNNRPGPPPAASSAIAALPLVKLTQAHLGSDPNCPICKDEFELDMEARELPCKHFYHSDCITPWLRMHNTCPVCRYELQGVVTPNANYSFQSDENDLRFAFEDISNSLNWIWNHLASLWPIRSVLDWTRSYFDFQETRLRVRRGSSSWWRSLFDM